From one Pseudomonas sp. S35 genomic stretch:
- the yedA gene encoding drug/metabolite exporter YedA, with amino-acid sequence MPGTRRFPLPLIAAFFALYVIWGSTYLVIRIGVEYWPPLMLGGIRFLLAGAAMYGFLRWRGAPAPTWEQWKAAAKIGILLLTFGNGAVSVAEHTGVSSGVAALAVATVPLFTLLCGYFWGARNTRLEWAGVILGMVGIAMLNMGSTLQSSPMGAALLLFAAASWAFGSVWSRRLPLPPGAMASAAEMLVAGVTLLIASALTGERLQAMPPLEGWLALAYLAVFGSIIAFNAYMYLLKHVRPAAATSYAYVNPAVAVLLGIVFIGETIGLEEALAMLVIISAVLLISLPQWRKPKPEIR; translated from the coding sequence ATGCCTGGCACACGTCGCTTTCCCTTACCGTTGATCGCCGCTTTTTTTGCGTTATATGTGATTTGGGGGTCTACCTACCTGGTGATCCGCATCGGCGTTGAATATTGGCCGCCGCTGATGCTGGGCGGGATTCGCTTTTTGCTGGCGGGGGCTGCGATGTATGGCTTTTTGCGCTGGCGTGGGGCGCCGGCACCGACCTGGGAGCAGTGGAAGGCGGCGGCCAAGATCGGCATTTTGCTGCTGACCTTCGGTAACGGCGCGGTGAGTGTGGCCGAGCACACCGGGGTGTCGTCCGGCGTGGCCGCGCTGGCGGTAGCGACGGTGCCGCTGTTTACCTTGCTGTGCGGCTACTTTTGGGGCGCGCGCAATACCCGCTTGGAATGGGCGGGCGTGATCCTGGGGATGGTCGGCATCGCCATGCTGAATATGGGCAGCACCTTGCAATCGAGCCCGATGGGCGCCGCGTTGCTGCTGTTCGCGGCGGCGTCGTGGGCGTTTGGTTCGGTGTGGAGCCGGCGCCTGCCATTGCCGCCGGGTGCAATGGCCAGTGCCGCAGAAATGCTGGTCGCCGGCGTGACGCTGTTGATCGCCAGTGCGCTCACTGGCGAGCGCCTGCAAGCCATGCCGCCGCTGGAAGGCTGGCTGGCCCTGGCGTACCTGGCCGTGTTCGGCTCGATCATCGCCTTCAATGCCTATATGTACCTGCTCAAGCACGTACGCCCGGCGGCGGCCACCAGCTATGCCTACGTCAACCCGGCGGTGGCCGTGTTGCTGGGGATTGTGTTCATTGGCGAGACCATCGGCCTGGAAGAAGCCTTGGCGATGCTGGTGATCATCAGCGCGGTGCTGTTGATCAGCCTGCCCCAGTGGCGCAAGCCGAAGCCGGAAATAAGGTAA
- a CDS encoding Lrp/AsnC family transcriptional regulator, translating into MDKYDRMLLSALLEDGRASYAQLARTVNLSAPAVAERVAKLEACGVITGYQAKVDMSKVGLPIQCVIELRLTNHGSQKVYDALAEIPELTECHRVTGDPCVIMQAAVGSMPELENLINRIAKFGFSKTSIILSSAIERRVPLGQLETNGKNGG; encoded by the coding sequence ATGGATAAATACGACCGCATGCTCCTCAGCGCCCTGCTCGAAGACGGCCGCGCGTCCTACGCGCAACTGGCCCGCACGGTAAACCTCTCCGCCCCCGCCGTGGCCGAGCGCGTGGCCAAGCTGGAAGCCTGCGGGGTGATCACCGGGTATCAGGCCAAGGTGGATATGTCGAAAGTGGGGTTGCCGATCCAGTGCGTGATCGAACTGCGCCTGACCAACCACGGCAGCCAGAAGGTTTACGACGCCCTGGCCGAAATCCCCGAACTGACTGAATGCCACCGGGTGACCGGCGATCCGTGCGTGATCATGCAGGCAGCAGTGGGCTCGATGCCGGAGTTGGAGAATTTGATTAACCGAATCGCGAAGTTCGGGTTCAGCAAGACCTCGATCATTTTGTCGAGCGCGATAGAGCGGCGGGTGCCGTTGGGACAGTTGGAAACCAATGGCAAAAATGGTGGCTGA